A portion of the Macaca mulatta isolate MMU2019108-1 chromosome 2, T2T-MMU8v2.0, whole genome shotgun sequence genome contains these proteins:
- the PLS1 gene encoding plastin-1 isoform X2, translating to MENSTTTISREELEELQEAFNKIDIDNSGYVSDYELQDLFKEASLPLPGYKVREIVEKIISVADSNKDGKISFEEFVSLMQELKSKDISKTFRKIINKREGITAIGGTSSISSEGTQHSYSEEEKVAFVNWINKALENDPDCKHLIPMNPNDDSLFKSLADGILLCKMINLSEPDTIDERAINKKKLTPFTVSENLNLALNSASAIGCTVVNIGASDLKEGKPHLVLGLLWQIIKVGLFADIEISRNEALIALLNEGEELEELMKLSPEELLLRWVNYHLTNAGWHTISNFSQDIKDSRAYFHLLNQIAPKGGEDGPAIAIDLSGINETNDLKRAGLMLQEADKLGCKQFVTPADVVSGNPKLNLAFVANLFNTYPCLHKPNNNDIDMNLLEGESKEERTFRNWMNSLGVNPYINHLYSDLTDALVIFQLYEMIRVPVNWSHVNKPPYPALGGNMKKIENCNYAVELGKNKAKFSLVGIAGQDLNEGNSTLTLALVWQLMRRYTLNVLSDLGEGEKVNDEIIIKWVNQTLKSANKKTSISSFKQSQNCIDIISKA from the exons ATATTGACAATAGTGGGTATGTCAGTGACTATGAACTTCAAGACCTGTTTAAGGAAGCAAGCCTTCCTCTGCCTGGCTACAAGGTGCGAGAGATTGTGGAGAAAATTATATCAGTTGCTGACAGCAACAAAGATGGCAAAATCAGTTTTGAAGAGTTTGTGTCA CTAATGCaagaattaaaaagcaaagatatCAGCAAAACATTCCGAAAAATAATTAACAAGAGGGAAGGGATTACTGCTATTGGAGGAACTTCATCTATTTCCAGTGAGGGCACACAGCATTCTTATTCAG aggaagaaaaagtggCTTTTGTTAACTGGATAAACAAAGCCCTGGAGAATGACCCTGACTGTAAGCATCTCATACCCATGAATCCCAATGATGATAGTCTTTTCAAGTCACTTGCAGATGGCATCCTTCTTTG cAAAATGATCAACTTATCTGAACCAGATACAATTGATGAAAGAGCCATCAATAAGAAAAAGCTCACGCCATTCACTGTTTCT GAAAATTTAAACCTAGCCCTGAATTCTGCCTCCGCCATTGGTTGTACAGTGGTCAACATCGGTGCATCAGATCTCAAAGAAGGAAAACCTCACTTGGTCTTGGGACTTCTCTGGCAGATCATCAAAGTTGGCCTTTTTGCTGATATTGAGATTTCCAGGAATGAAG CTCTGATTGCATTGTTAAATGAAGGTGAGGAACTAGAGGAGCTGATGAAGCTTTCTCCTGAGGAATTACTGCTGCGATGGGTGAACTACCATCTGACCAATGCAGGATGGCATACCATCAGCAACTTCAGCCAAGACATTAAG GACTCGAGAGCCTATTTTCATCTGCTTAATCAGATTGCCCCTAAAGGTGGGGAAGATGGACCTGCCATTGCCATTGACCTTTCAGGAATTAAC gAGACAAATGACCTGAAGCGTGCTGGACTCATGCttcaagaagcagataaactggGCTGCAAGCAGTTTGTTACTCCTGCAGATGTGGTTTCAGGCAATCCTAAACTTAATTTAGCTTTTGTAGCTAATTTGTTTAACACATACCCATGCCTGCACAAGCCGAATAATAATGACATCGATATGAATTTACTGGAAG GAGAGAGCAAGGAAGAGAGAACATTTCGGAACTGGATGAATTCCTTGGGAGTCAACCCATATATTAATCATTTGTAcag TGACCTCACAGATGCTTTAGTGATCTTTCAGCTCTATGAGATGATCCGAGTGCCAGTCAACTGGAGCCATGTCAACAAACCTCCTTATCCTGCCCTTGGAGGGAACATGAAGAAG aTTGAAAACTGTAACTATGCAGTGGAACTTGGGAAGAACAAGGCCAAATTCTCCTTGGTTGGCATTGCTGGGCAGGACCTAAATGAAGGGAATTCAACACTTACCCTGGCATTGGTATGGCAGCTGATGAGAAG GTACACATTGAATGTGTTATCAGATCTTGGAgagggtgaaaaagtaaatgatgaaattattattaaatgGGTCAATCAGACTCTTAAAAGTGCAAACAAAAAGACTTCTATTTCCAGCTTTAAG CAGTCTCAGAATTGTATTGACATCATTTCCAAGGCATAA